A window of Juglans regia cultivar Chandler chromosome 7, Walnut 2.0, whole genome shotgun sequence contains these coding sequences:
- the LOC108995351 gene encoding uncharacterized protein LOC108995351, translating to MRRLCPNIDREDGLETVLEVPIPEEMFTSMGTNLGLRCQNMLTWMKAQTSDKWSSPVIAGRFNELRFLLYLVGSPLIPLQVQLGHSIHRPVKDCSIEASTAKYIVQQYTAATGGQLALNSVHSMCVTGQVKFKTSNFHRGNERIELKKCTEEAGGFVLWQKNPDLWCLELLVSGCKVSCGSNGKISWRHSSNQQTPISKGPPRPLRRFLQGLDPRATANLFIDAMCIGERLINDEDCFILKLETSPAIREAQSGPNYDVIHHTIWGYFSQRSGLLIQFEDSRLLRMKTQVGDEDVFWETSTESVMEDYKYVDGVNIAHSGKTSVTIFRYGEQSANHKRELEERWKIEDVDFNLWGLTMESFLPPADLE from the exons ATGAGGAGGCTTTGCCCGAATATAGATCGAGAAGATGGCCTTGAGACTGTTCTTGAGGTCCCAATACCCGAAGAAATGTTCACAAGCATGGGGACTAACCTGGGGTTACGGTGTCAGAACATGCTGACGTGGATGAAAGCTCAAACCTCGGACAAATGGTCGTCGCCGGTCATTGCCGGACGTTTTAACGAGCTACGTTTCCTGCTTTACCTTGTCGGCTCCCCACTTATCCCCCTTCAGGTCCAACTCGGCCACTCAATCCACCGCCCTGTCAAAGATTGTTCCATT gAAGCTTCAACGGCCAAATATATTGTGCAACAGTATACAGCAGCAACCGGAGGCCAATTGGCATTAAACTCAGTCCACAGCATGTGTGTGACTGGGCAAGTGAAGTTTAAAACATCGAATTTTCACCGTGGAAACGAGAGGATAGAGTTGAAAAAGTGCACCGAAGAGGCTGGTGGATTTGTGCTTTGGCAAAAGAATCCGGACTTGTGGTGCTTGGAACTTCTTGTTTCGGGCTGCAAAGTGAGTTGCGGAAGCAATGGAAAGATTTCATGGCGCCACTCCTCCAATCAACAAACACCCATTTCTAAAGGTCCTCCCAGACCCTTGCGCCGTTTTCTACag GGTCTTGACCCGAGGGCCACAGCCAACCTATTCATCGATGCAATGTGCATCGGAGAGAGGCTGATAAACGATGAGGACTGCTTCATTCTGAAGCTAGAGACGAGCCCCGCCATCCGTGAGGCTCAAAGTGGCCCAAACTACGATGTCATCCACCACACCATATGGGGTTACTTCAGCCAACGCTCGGGGCTCTTGATTCAGTTTGAGGACTCGAGGTTGCTGCGGATGAAAACCCAAGTAGGGGATGAGGATGTGTTCTGGGAGACGAGCACAGAGTCAGTGATGGAGGATTACAAGTACGTTGATGGTGTAAACATTGCTCACAGCGGCAAGACCAGCGTCACAATTTTTAGATATGGAGAGCAATCAGCTAACCACAAGAGGGAGCTcgaagagagatggaagattgAAGATGTGGATTTCAATTTGTGGGGTTTGACAATGGAAAGCTTTTTGCCTCCTGCAGACCTAgaataa
- the LOC108995352 gene encoding uncharacterized protein LOC108995352 — translation MKEDDALPTTTANAKKESSDSSLFGKGRYKFWALAAILLLAFWSMLTGTVTLRWSAGNLNRLSDDLDNPIRDDLDVLEMEEREKVVKHMWDVYTNSRRIKLPRFWEEAFEAAYEDLTSDAPGVREAAITEIAKMSVRSIDFDPPPVQSTTSRELRKSLKQAEKGREVVTSTGGHG, via the exons ATGAAGGAAGACGATGCCCTTCCAACAACGACAGCTAATGCGAAGAAAGAAAGCTCCGATTCGAGTCTCTTTGGTAAAGGCCGCTACAAGTTTTGGGCCTTGGCCGCCATTTTGTTGCTCGCATTTTGGTCCATGCTAACCGGCACCGTCACTCTCCGTTGGTCCGCCGGTAACCTCAACCGCCTCTCCGACGATCTCGACAACCCCATTCGCGATGATCTAGACGTCCTC GAaatggaggagagggagaaggtGGTGAAGCACATGTGGGACGTGTACACCAATAGCCGTCGGATCAAATTACCGAGGTTCTGGGAGGAGGCCTTCGAGGCTGCCTACGAGGATTTAACAAGTGACGCCCCTGGTGTCCGGGAGGCCGCCATTACTGAGATCGCCAAGATGTCAGTGCGCTCCATTGATTTCGATCCTCCCCCTGTCCAATCAACG ACTTCACGAGAATTGAGAAAGAGTCTAAAGCAAGCAGAGAAGGGCAGGGAAGTAGTGACCTCGACAGGTGGTCATGGATGA
- the LOC108995340 gene encoding acidic leucine-rich nuclear phosphoprotein 32-related protein-like, with translation MRYRVSYLMDEIWERAVETALDGQTDHASARTLTLDGAVKCVQGRLPPPSLLERFLNLQHLSIANIGVSSLEQFPRLQNLQKLILSDNRIAGGLEFLVEAGLDSLRDLDLSNNRIQYIEDLAPLAQLKLVSLDLYECPVTRLKDYRSRVFGLIKSLKYLDKMDAEENERPESDDEEEDEEDDDDDPGSGEIDGEDRPFGMNNGHSEGTEGVVDVDEDDESDADEEETETARRVNRPDHQANGFRVERVEGEGGDEDEEEGDDDDDNESVEEIDEDEGDDDDVVEVHEIEDSDDEEDGVEYEDEDEDEEDDEDEEEEVDNDEGDFAELESTGRLTSTEGEIDGHEQGEDDADEDDNGETGEEEQGVEEDVEFEDEEEGEEEEEDYGAGYVVQPVGQTEEGDAGGSVMEPGNEVDDAEEKEEVEDDNDDDDDVRVLPPSSSSQLKRKRNGIADKDDNGENDEEEDDVVDCSKSTKKHR, from the exons ATGAGATATAGGGTTTCGTATTTGATGGACGAGATCTGGGAGCGGGCCGTGGAGACAGCGCTAGACGGCCAAACCGACCACGCCTCGGCTCGGACCCTGACTCTAGACGGCGCCGTTAAGTGTGTCCAAGGTCGGCTGCCCCCTCCGAGTCTCCTCGAGAGGTTCCTGAACCTCCAGCACCTCTCTATTGCTAACATCGGCGTCTCTTCCCTCGAGCAGTTCCCTCGCCTCCAAAACCTCCAGAAGCTCATCCTTTCCGATAATCGGATCGCCGGAGGTCttgaattcctcgttgaagctGGCCTCGACTCGCTCAGAGACCTCGACCTCTCCAACAACCGGATTCAGTACATCGAGGATCTCGCCCCACTTGCACAGTTGAAGCTGGTCTCGCTGGATCTCTATGAGTGCCCCGTTACGCGACTCAAGGATTATCGATCTAGGGTTTTTGGATTGATAAAATCGTTGAAGTATTTAGATAAGATGGATGCGGAGGAGAATGAGCGGCCCGAGTCTGATGACGAGGAGGAAGACGAAGAGGACGATGACGATGACCCGGGGAGTGGCGAAATCGACGGTGAGGATCGTCCCTTTGGAATGAATAATGGGCATAGTGAGGGGACCGAAGGGGTTGTAGATGTGGACGAGGATGACGAGAGCGATGCCGATGAGGAGGAGACCGAGACTGCTAGGAGAGTTAACAGGCCGGATCATCAGGCTAATGGGTTTCGTGTTGAGCGTGTTGAGGGCGAGGGTGGTGATGAGGATGAAGAGGAGGGCGATGATGACGATGACAATGAATCAGTGGAGGAAATcgatgaagatgagggtgatgatgatgatgtagtTGAGGTGCACGAGATTGAGGACagtgatgatgaggaagatggAGTTGAATATGAGGACGAGGATGAGGACGAGGAGGATGacgaggatgaagaagaggaggtTGACAATGACGAGGGGGATTTTGCAGAGCTTGAGAGTACGGGGCGGTTGACGAGCACGGAAGGGGAGATTGATGGACACGAACAGGGCGAGGATGATGCCGACGAAGATGATAATGGTGAGACTGGGGAGGAAGAGCAGGGTGTTGAAGAAGACGTAGAGTTTGAAGACGAAGAAGAGGGTGAGGAGGAG GAAGAAGACTATGGCGCCGGCTATGTAGTTCAACCAGTGGGGCAGACTGAAGAAGGTGATGCTGGAGGTAGTGTCATGGAACCAGGAAATGAAGTTGATGATGctgaagagaaggaagaagttGAAGATGACAACGACGATGATGACGACGTTCGGGTGCTGCCGCCCTCCTCTTCTTCTCAACTTAAGAGGAAAAGGAATGGAATTGCAGACAAGGATGACAATGGTGAGAAcgatgaagaggaagatgatGTTGTCGATTGCAGCAAGTCAACAAAGAAGCATCGTTAG